The window GCACTTTCACCCTCACGTGTCAGCAGTGCAATAATCAGATCCTTGTTCTGAAGAGTTCAATCTGATGGCGTGGGCCAACATGtttggaggagggaaggaaatggaaagtgtgTGTCctggtggttttcttttttcctgggtAAGCTAAGTCATCATTCACTTTCATATGGCTCTGGCAGATTTTACCAAGTGAAGACCCCAGCATAGAGAATTTAGGTGGGATGATGAGCAGCTATCCCATTTTGGGGAAGACGGTAGGGGGTGGAGTGAACAGAGCacaggccgaggagggtggaaggGGCAGGTTTGAATTGAGCCCCCTCACTGGCTGTTTGTGTTAGTTGCAGAGGTTCCTTAGGAGCCTCCTTCTTTTGCAGGTGTGGGATGGACTGAAGGCAGGCCTAGCTAGTAGTATTAAATGGGTATGTTCACACAGGGCCTGCAAACTTTGGCCTTCAGTAAAAGTTACTTCTCTTCTTGCTCTGCGATGTCACCACTTTTCCTCCCTCAGTTACCGAGCATGCTCTGTTCTTTTttgagggggcagggagggggatcCTGCCACCTAAAGTCTTTCCCTTAATCTCTATAAGGTATTGTGCTtgctccctcttccctctcttcctgaGAGAGTGGTCTGTTCTCATGATTTCCACTCATCTGTCTCCTCTGTTAACCACTTATCGTCTGCCTTCATCTACTGCTGTGCTGCAAAACTTTGCCTGCATGTGAACTGATAACCTCCCACTCGCAGCGCGCTGCCCTTTGCCTCGGCCGCCTTGCCCtgccctccctttctccctctgcttCCTGGCTGTCGGCTCCCCAGCTTCTCTTTCCGCCTGGCCACCATCTCCTCTCAGCCATCCTTCCTTTGGtagcttctctctctcctttccctttccccatgTCAGTTTCACCCCAGGTGAGAGGCCTGCAGGACTCACTGGGGACCTGTGTCAAAGTCCCCAGGGCCTACTTCAAACCTTGAGACTCCTCCGGGGTGGGCTGTGTGTTTTCACACAACAGCCCTGATGCTTTTCCTAGTGCTGCCAGTAGTTATGTTTCAATGAGGTGGTAGGGTATGCTTGTTCTCTAGACCAgcgtttctcagcctcagccctaTTGATGTTTTGAATCAGATCTTTCTTTGTTGTGGGGCTGCCTGTGCaatataggatgtttagcagcattagGAGCCTTCACCCACTAGATGCCGATAGCACCTGTTTCCTCAGTTGcagcaaccaaaaatgtctccagacattgccatcTGTTCCCTGTCGGGGCAACATTGCTCCCACTTGAGACCCACTGCTCTAAGACACATATAACAGGGGCATCACAATCTTTAATGCCAGCATGCCTTGCAGAGTTATGGAGAGGGTCCAAGTGACTTAGGTACATATTTACGACCCTCCTGGAGTAGAGAGAGCATTTCGTGTCTTCAGAAGCACTCCATGTTCTGGAAAGGCCCTTTGAGCCGTGTGTGACATTCTCCATCTTCCCTAGGAGCCAGGAGGAACTCTCTCCCAGCCCGCCTTTGTTGAATCCATCCACGCCACAGTCCACAGAGAGTCAGCCGACCACCGGTGAACCAGCCACCCCCAAAAGGCGCAAAGCTGAGCCAGAAGCATTGCAGTCGCTGAGGCGGTCCACGCGCCACAGTGCCAACTGTGACAGGCTTTCTGAGAGCAGCGCTTCACCTCAGCCCAAGCGCCGGCAGCAGGACACGTCCGGCAGCATGCCCAAGCTCTTCCTGCACCTGGAAAAGAGTAGGTTCATTCTCGGGTGCCCCAGGCCGGGGAGAGCCAGCGGGTACCTTGTGTTTAGtcagtgccaggcatggtgctgaggttacatgtgtgtgtgtacggtGCGTTTGATTCCCATGTCCAAAGTGCTGTCATGCTGCCTGCTGTCTGGAGCTGTAGAAAGTTGAAGCACCTGGCACAGATTGCAGCGCAGCTGTGTTGGAGGCAGGACTGGGCTGTTTcctcagcctttctttttttgccaTCACTCTACCACTTGTGAGCAAATTGAGTTATCAGAATTCTATATATTGTGTAGCTAGGCCTAACGAAGCATTCAAAATGAGCAATGCTAATGGGTTGtttagctttttgttttctttgtactcTGTCTCTGTAGTCTCTCCATTCTAAAGTTTAATTTGGAAAGGTCTGTCCTAAAATATCAAAGTAAGAATGCTCAGATTTCCATAAGCTCTTCTCACTTCCTCTTAGCCCAACTCAAACTCCATCAGATCTGCTCACCTTGATTTTCAGCTGGAATGTTTTAATTAGACAagagtttactttctttttttccaaaatacaCACAGGTTGATTTGCTGTAATATAAAACTTAGAAGTAAACCACTgctaattaatcattttaaactttcaaaaacTGCTAAAACAGGTGCCATGAATCAGGTACAATTACTGTAGAAACTAACATTAGCTATCATACACTAACCAGGCATTTTTCCGAAATTAATTACAATCTGGTTGTTTAGCCTATGCTAATGAAGCCATCTTACTAGTAGTATTCACTTTACATTGAAGACCTCATTCACAAATACAGGGTGCTCTGTGCTTATATCCTTCCACCCTTGACTGCCAAAAatgtgtgaaatggaaagttgatgGCAGCAGGGCCAACGATGTCACCTGGTTCCTTGCAGGCTCGGTGAGTTAGGAAGTCAGCAGTAGGGGAAGCAGCTTGCATGCCTGTCCACCGGCACACTGTGTGGAGGCGGAAACAGAGCTACACCAGCAGGCGCCAAGCACCCAACTCCAGAGATGGAAACCTGGTGGCCTTCCTTTCACAGAGCTCAGCTGCTCGCAGGCTGTGAAATCTAAGACACCCCTCATAAATATCAAAAACACCTCCAAAGCTAAGGTCAGGGTAAATCTACTTGGAGTCGAATCCCCATGACCCAGTAGGCGTATCTTGTGTATGACCTGTGCCCTCTTCTTCCCTCAGCCTCTCCTGCTGTGCTGACTCCTTCAGGGGTCCTTCTAAGCATCATCCTGTTGGAACTCCCAAAACTCATCCCAGTGCCATTCTCTGTTCAGGTGCCCATTTCCTTGTGTACATCCTGTCCCTGCCACATCATAAGCTCCTGAGAGAAGGGTCTGACTTGTTGATTGTGTCACCCCATCACAGCTCAGTGTTGGGGGCATAGTTCCAGGTGCGTGAAAGTATTTGCTGATTCTTTGAAGATTGGGAAGGCTCAGAAGGGCAGAGTTGAAGAAGACATTCCTTTAAGAGAAGCCCTTTGAATAATCAAGTACTAAAACAAAATCAGGtgcttttttaaaacagcttgattgagatataatccacataccttaaaattcacacatttaaaGTTTTTAGTGTCTCCAGagacagtggttcatgcctgtgagactggggcaggaggatcacttgaggccaggagttcaagatcagcctgggcaatacagtgaaaccccatctcttaaagaaaaaattagccaggtgtgatgatgtgcacttatagtcccagctacttgggaggctgcagctgtggctgtggctgaggCTGAAgctggcggattgcttgaggcccagAGTCCAAGACTGCAGTGATCTCATTGGGCCACTGCAgtcgagcctgggcgacacaaaGAGACCACCCTGTCTGATAGATAACTAACAAAATAGTTTTAGTTGGGCAAAATTAAAGAGTTGGGCAACCATCACTGAAATCCGTTTCAGACATTTTCACCACTCCAAGAAAGAAACCCCACATCGACTAGCAGTTACTCATTTGCCTCTCCCTATgtcccctgacaaccactaatctatttgtctctatagatttgccagtttggggcatttcatataaatggaatcatctgTATGTAAGTGGTTAATAATGATTGGTTGATTGAAGATTGAAAAGGGTCAGctgggaaaatttttaaaaagactgttttaAAAAGGTGCTACAAAATAAAGTGctatctttttctgtttctctttgtactttttattttttatttgtatttattgatgtgaaattcacatataaaattaaccattgtaAAGTGAATCATTCAGTGGCacttaacagctttattgacacATCCACATATTCAgtagtttttagtgtattcacagagttcAATCCAgtagtttttagtgtattcacagagttgtgcgaCCATCTGCACAgtcaattccagaacattttcagcacccccaaaaagaaaccccatacccagtAGCAATCACTCCCCACTTCCCCTTCTGcaagctcctggcaaccactaagcTGCTTTCGGTCTCTCTGGATTTGCCTACCCtgggtatttcatataaatggaaacatagtATGTGGCCCTTTGTGATTGGCTCCATTCACTAAGCATAGTcttttaaggttcatccacattgtagcatgtgtcagtgcattattccttattttttaaccaaataaAATTCAGGTGCTATCTGTTATAAAAGGAAAGTCTTATCGTTAAAGGTTGGTAATTTCTGAGAACCAAGTTTAGATTTATGTTCTGCAGTTTTTAACAGTCTTGAGGCAGTCTTTAATTCAGTTGCTGTGTGaataatttcatctttttctttggaAGAGACACCTGTGCATAGCAGATCATCTTCACCTATTCCTCTGACTCCTAGCAAGGAAGGGAGTGCTGTGTTTGCTGGCTTTGAAGGGAGAAGAACTAATGAAATAAACGAGGTAAAGAATGTTTGATGTTTGTTCCCAATGGTTCCTTCATTTGTGATTACTTCGATTCTATAGGTGGAAGTCAAGGTTCTTGAAGCATCATGTTGCTATTACTGTAAACATCAAAATTGTACGTAAGATTATGCTTAACACTGTGGGTTTTGGTTTCTAAAGTGAGAAAATTGTTAGGATTCCAGCCCTACACTGACAATCATCTTTTAAATAAGTGTAATTATTGAAATACCAGTATTTTTACTTTATAGAACAGATGTCAATACACTTTTTCCACAGAGGGCCAGAGGgtaaatactttaggctttgtgggccatatggtgtCTGTCAAGGCTACTTAACTCCAAAAGTAGCCACAGATAGTATGTAAATAAAATGAGTGTgctatattccaataaaacttgatttatggacactgaaatttgactagcatttaattttcatgtgtttgaaaattttttttgtttttcaatcatttaaaaatataacatccACTCTTAGCTTGTGGGCAATATAGAAACAGGCAGTAGTTGGGCGAGATGTGACCAgcaggctgtagtttgctgactcctACTTTAAATACCTGATTCCCCTCCATCATTAACAGTAATACCAATAGCCGTCCCTTCAGGGATGGGCTCTAGGCCACCACTGTGCCAGACACTTGAACCAAATTACTTTGAATTCTCGAGATCAGCCTTGCCAGCAGATTTCCACTTGATAGATGggaaaacttttcattttaaaactatttttaaggcCCATTAGGTGATCTGTAGGTGGTGAGTTTGTCAGGGATTCTGAAGATGTCTCAGTTTATCAGCATATTCTGTGAATGTCTCCTAGGAGgtgagatttccttttttttttttttttttttttttttaaggtgagtAGGAGTTGCACAGGGGAAAATGGCTTTGCTAGgcaaagaacatttttttctttttttgacacagggtctcactctcatgctgtcacccaggctgcagtgcagtggcaggatgttagctcagtgcagcctctgcctcctgggcccaggtgatcctcccacctcagcctcccgagtagctggaactccagGCTCATGCCACtatggcctggctaatttttgcatttttttgtagagactaagttttgccatgttgcccaggctggtcaccaactcctgagctcaagtgatcctcccgcctctgcctcccaaagtgctgggattacaggcatgagccactgtgcccagcctaggcaAAGAGCACTTGATGATGGGAAGAGAGGTCAGAAAACTTTCTTCCAGATGATAACTATCTTCAGTAGTGTGTACCCTAAGGTCTCTTGAGAGACTGCTCAACTCTGCGGTTCCAGCAGGAAAGCCATAAACAAAGGGACATGGCTCTGCCATAAACAAAGGGGTGTGGCTCTGTGTGCTGCCCCCTCAATTCATTCATGGACACTGAGAATTTAATGTCATGTGAttttcacatatcacaaaatattattcatatgatttttttttccccaaccatTTTGAACATATGAGCATTTGGCTGGGTTTGGCCCAGGGGTTACAGTTGGCTGACCCCATAGAGAATCTAGAAAGCCTAATTTGTGTTATGATGATTGTTGAGGGTAGGTTAGGAAATCCCTAGTTCAAGCAGTCCCTGACACgcccatttttcagataagaatGCACTACGAATTTTATTATTGAAGGGAAATCATGAATTTAAGGGGCATCTGAGTTGTCAAGTAAGGGCTATTCCCACTCTGGTCTGCAGTGCCAATGCGCCATCTAGTGGTTATAGGTACAGCTGCAACTTATAGTTTAAAAGTGCTTTCTGGGAAATGGTTGGGGTTCAGGCGGCTCTCACAAGGACTCATGAGACCTTCGTGGATTCCCACCTTCTTACGTACGTCTACCACCGTGTTTTTTGACCAGGGCTCTTTCTCTCCGTTCCAATCGCTGCTCCACAGTACTAGGGGCTGGTCTGGGCCAGCACATGCCAGTAAAGATCCATCAGTGGTTCCCATGCATACCCCGTTGGGAATCCCCGGACTAGAAACCTGTTTTTCCCCGGAAAATGTGTCTTCATAAATAGAAGATTATAAACTGCCTTGAAACACAGAATTGAGTGAGTGAGATAGAGCCAGATGACCTGCTTTTGTACATGCCAAGTGCTGTTCATGCCTCTGAGATTGCAAAGTCCTGTATGTTTCCTTTGAGTCACTTTCAGAACCGTTCCAAAGCTTCAGCTGTGTGCACTGGGCAGGTGCTGGGGATGCTGTAAAGATGCTGGAACGATCTCTTCCCTCAGTGCTCCACAGTGCAGAAGTGGGGCACTGGGAGTGGAGATCTAGGCGAGAGTCTAGGCCTGTCTAGGCCGGGGCCAAAGTGAAGCTAGGCCTTTGTTCTGGATCCTTCAGGGCCACCTTGGTGCTTATTAGCTTCTGGCAATTTCATATTGTTAAACTGACTATATCAGCATTTCTGAGTTTGTGGGGGCAGCTTTCTGCTTTGTCTGCTGGTGGACTTCCTCCAGTCTGACTGTTTCCATATTGAATATAATGTCCCAAAAGCCAAAGTTGCAGCTCAGTAGAGTAGGCACTGGTTCTATAATTTGCTGAAGTACTTTTACAGAAATTCATCAGAGAGTTTTGAAATGCAACTCTCCCTTTAACAAAAGCCCCAAGTCCACCCAAGTTCTGAAATTCAGAATGAAGACAAATCAGTTATCAGGTTTGAAGTCTATTTCAGTTGATTCAAGGGGTTAAAAGATTCAAATTCGTTTCCATAATGAGTCTAACAGCAAGAAATTAAGGAATCTTGAAACAACAGTAATATTATTCAGAACATCTATGGATTACTTTTTAATGCTTCATTCTCTCTCTAGTGcagcaggattttcttttttctgggtgGGGGAGAAGTGGGGCcggagtttcacgcttgttgcccaggctggagtgcagtggcacaaccttggttcactgtaacctctgcctccccagttcaggtgattctcctgcctcagcctcccaagtagctgggattacaggcgtccaccaccacacctggctaattttttgtatttttagtagagatggggtttcaacatgttggccaggctggtctcaaatccctgacctcaattgatccacccacctcagcctcccaaagtgctgggattacaggtgtgagccaccgcgcctggccatgcaGCAGGATTTTCAATAAAGAGAAAGGGACTAAAGAACCTAAACAGTTACAGTTATTTATAGAGAATAACTGTTGCGAGTTAAGAAATTAAAGACTTTCTTAAtctattttaagtgtttttgCCTTTCATCATTGTTTTTTGTAAGCTTGTGTTTATTTTGATCCAATCACTTATTTTTTCCCCTCTACGTACAATTTACTGTCCTAATTGTTAGGTGGTTGGAAGTGTCTCCATTAAGAATAACAAAAGCGTTCAATTCGTGCTTTTTCCAGGTCCTCTCCTGGAAGCTTGTGCCTGACAATTACCCGCCAGGTGACCAGCCGCCTCCACCCTCTTACATTTACGGGGCACAACATTTGCTGCGATTGTTTGGTAAGAATCCTGGTTCCtgccttctttccatttttcattttgcattctctTGTTAGCTTTCTGTACACCTTGTGGTTTGGGCTATAATTATCTAACTAAGAAATTTGGGGATCCAAGAAAAATTGAAGGTAACCTATCAAAGAAAAGGCACTGAATGAATcttaaatttcataaaaattatgtttgtaaTATTTGTACTGCTACTCTGTCTTTGTTCAGTAAgagtttggggttttgtttgatAATGTGGATGTTAATTTCAGTTCCAATAGAGATAAGGAGGGGCCCAGACCTTCCCTGAGTGAATCCTATGCATTGTCAGATTCTGCTAATTGTAAAtggttttgcctttatttttaatgCAGTGAAACTTCCAGAAATCCTTGGTAAGATGTCCTTTTCTGAGAAGAATCTGAAGGCTTTATTGAAGCACTTTGATCTCTTTTTGAggtatttttattactttgtcAAAACTTACATCTGTTGCCATATATGTGGCTTTTCTGAACTTCTCTTTAGCACATGGGGAAGTCAGCTCTGTGGTATTTTAAATAGTAGAAGTATTACCTAAGTATGGTTGGTTCTAA of the Pongo abelii isolate AG06213 chromosome X, NHGRI_mPonAbe1-v2.0_pri, whole genome shotgun sequence genome contains:
- the MSL3 gene encoding male-specific lethal 3 homolog isoform X1, with the protein product MEERTITIEIPEVLKKQLEDDCYYINRRKRLVKLPCQTNIITILESYVKHFAINAAFSANERPRHHHVMPHANMNVHYIPAEKNVDLCKEMVDGLRITFDYTLPLVLLYPYEQAQYKKVTSSKFFLPIKESATSTNRSQEELSPSPPLLNPSTPQSTESQPTTGEPATPKRRKAEPEALQSLRRSTRHSANCDRLSESSASPQPKRRQQDTSGSMPKLFLHLEKKTPVHSRSSSPIPLTPSKEGSAVFAGFEGRRTNEINEVLSWKLVPDNYPPGDQPPPPSYIYGAQHLLRLFVKLPEILGKMSFSEKNLKALLKHFDLFLRFLAEYHDDFFPESAYVAACEAHYSTKNPRAIY